GCAATTGTATTGGCAATATTTTGCCCATGGCGATAAAATTCTTTTATGCGGCTGCCCTGTGGTGTATAGGGGACAGTTAAATTATTAAAAAGGACTTGCGTCATACCTGGCTCAAATTTTTCACCAAACGACCATTGGCCAGAAGTAGGATTGGGCGCAGTAGGACGAACACCGTTTTCACCCTGACCGTATTCATGCTGGTAATCGGTGTAGTCAAGTGGTGTATCGTTCGTATAATTCAGGTTATAAGTAACACCGATCCCTTTGGTTTTCCCTTTCGTTTTAGTTGTGATCATGATCACCCCATCTTTGGCACGTGACCCATAAAGGGCAGATGCCGGGGCCCCTTTTAAGATGGTCATGTTTTCAATGTCGTCAGGATTAATGCTTGACAATCCGTCTCCACCATCAGCAAACACACCACCACCTTTTACACCAATGGTATTGTCGTTAAAATTCGTATTGTCAACCGGAACACCGTTTATAACGATCAGCGGATTATTCTGTCCTGAAATGGATGACTGGCCGCGGATGCGGATCTTTGAAGTACCGCCAGGGCCTGTGCCGAGCGAGGAGATATTTACTCCGGCCACCTTACCCTGCAATGCATTCATGACATTACTGCTGCGGTTTACACTTATTTCTTCGGGTTTGACGCTGGTTGCAGCATATCCGAGACTACGTGCCTGTTTTTTAATACCCAGGGCGGTTACGATCACCTCACCCAGGTTCTGGTTATCAATAATCATAGATACATCTATCACCGTGCGGTCCGCAACTTTCACTTCTGTAGTTTTAAATCCTATAAAACTGAACACGAGTGTAGCATTAGCAGCAGCATGAATGTTGTATCTGCCGGTGTTATCAGAAGTGGTTCCCAGCGAGCTGCCTTTAACTACCACTGAAACCCCCGGCATTTTTGTTCCTTTATTATCCGATACAATGCCTGTGATATTTTGTGCATACGTAACAGAGCTGATTAAATTGAAAATGACAAACAGCCAGCACCTCGCAAAGCGGGATGCACTACAGTAGAAATACTTTTTCATAACGCAACTTGGTGGGGGTGAGGAATTCTTAGGGCTACAAATTATCTGGTATTACATTTAAAAACTTCCAAAATAAAACGGAGGTGAATTTTGTACGTGCAATTAGAACAAATTCCTTTTCTTTATAGAAGCCTATGCAGCGAATTAAGATTCCATGACAATTTGTATATAACCCATATGAATCAATTTGTGCTACAACATGGGAAATCGGCAGAAATGCATCTGTTTCCGCATATTCTGGAGTTGGGCATGAAGAAGAATGGCTCCATCCAGCTGAATATGTTTCCTACCACGATTATGGAAGGATTACGTATATATCATATAATTGAGGGTCGGTTTGAGTGGCACATCAATCATCAACCCTATGTTTTTTATCCCGGTGATGTAGCGCTGATCATGCCTGATATCCCATTTGGTTGTGACAATGACGTGCTGAAGATCGGTTCTTTCACCTGGATACACCTGGCCTTACCTAAGAAGGATGGGCATATACAACCAGGTAAATGGAGTGGATTGTCTGATAGTGAGGCTGCCGCCATCGGGAAGATCTTATCATTAAACAATTTGCCTGCATTGAGTCGCTTCAACGAAGTGGGCAGGATTATTAAATGTATTTATACGGAATTATCAGAGATGGAAGTAGCTTTTCAGGCTCGTGTCAATCACCAGATAGATGAATTACTGATACAGATTACCCGTAAAATGACTCAACAAACACATTCTACCCGTGATTTTCCTAAAACTTTTACGCAGCTGGAAGTATTGTTGCGTCAGGATCTGGCGCATCAGTGGACGGTAGAAGAGATGGCTGGTCTGGTAGGTATGGGCACAACGTTGTTCACGGAAAAAGTAAAAAGCTATTCAGGTTTTTCACCTATTAATTACCTGATTAATATCCGCATTTCAGAGGCTATTAAATTATTAAAGCGGGCAGATATTACGGTAACTAATATAGCGCTGGATACGGGATTTTATTCCTCCCAACATTTTTCAACCACTTTTAAAAAGCTAACAGGTTACCGTCCCAGCGAATTCAGAAAAAATCATTTGCGTAATATATAATATCCAGTAATATGGAATGCATCATAACAATTGAGTTAGGAACAAATGGGATACGGATATTTGCCTATGATCTCAGTGGCTGCATCATTGGCTCTATGAAGGGTCACTATCCTACATTTCATGCCGAACCTGATCACAGTGAGCAGGATCCCGAACAGATCTTTATTACAACTTTATATGTACTAAAGAATATGCTGAACGAATATATACACCCGAAAAAATACAAAGTGGCCAGTATATGTTTCTGTGCATCCATGCACAGCGTACTGGCTGTCGATAAGAATGGGAATCCCATCGGCAATGCTATTACCTGGGCAGATAACCGGGCCAAAAATGAAGCGCAGGAGTTACGTGATTCGCAGCTGGGGAAAAAGCTCTATGAGTTAACGGGTACGCCTATACATCCTATGTCGCCTCTGGTGAAAATAGTCTGGATCAGGAATCGTGATGCGGAGCGCTTCAGGCATACCAGCAAGTTCCTGTCCATCAAAAGTTACGTTATTCATCAGCTCACCGGTGAGTATATGATAGATTACAGCATTGCTTCTGCCACAGGTTTATTGAATATTCATACCGTGCATTGGGAAGATGATGCATTACAGTACGCAGGTATTACCGCAAATCAATTAGCAGTGCTGGTGCCTGTGTTTACAAAAGCAGGTAAATTGAAAAACGCGTATCAGCAATCATTAAGGTTGTCTGCAGAAACGAAGATACTTATTGGTTCCAGTGATGGTTGCCTGGCTACTTTAGGCGACGGCATCATAAAAGGAGAAGAGAAAGCCAGCATAACAATTGAAGACAGTGGTGCTGTAAGGGTAATGGGGCCAAATATATTGAAAGATGAACAAATGCGGTTCTTCAATTACCTCCTTACTGATAATTGTTATGTATCAGGTGGACCTACGAATAATGGAGGAAATATTTTTGAATGGTTCACCCGGCAATTCGGAGAATTTACCAATCCGTTTGATATGGAGAACAGCATACAGCAACTGATGGAAGAAGCCGCCAATGTGCCAACGGGATCAGATGGAT
This Chitinophaga sancti DNA region includes the following protein-coding sequences:
- a CDS encoding helix-turn-helix transcriptional regulator: MNQFVLQHGKSAEMHLFPHILELGMKKNGSIQLNMFPTTIMEGLRIYHIIEGRFEWHINHQPYVFYPGDVALIMPDIPFGCDNDVLKIGSFTWIHLALPKKDGHIQPGKWSGLSDSEAAAIGKILSLNNLPALSRFNEVGRIIKCIYTELSEMEVAFQARVNHQIDELLIQITRKMTQQTHSTRDFPKTFTQLEVLLRQDLAHQWTVEEMAGLVGMGTTLFTEKVKSYSGFSPINYLINIRISEAIKLLKRADITVTNIALDTGFYSSQHFSTTFKKLTGYRPSEFRKNHLRNI
- a CDS encoding gluconokinase; amino-acid sequence: MECIITIELGTNGIRIFAYDLSGCIIGSMKGHYPTFHAEPDHSEQDPEQIFITTLYVLKNMLNEYIHPKKYKVASICFCASMHSVLAVDKNGNPIGNAITWADNRAKNEAQELRDSQLGKKLYELTGTPIHPMSPLVKIVWIRNRDAERFRHTSKFLSIKSYVIHQLTGEYMIDYSIASATGLLNIHTVHWEDDALQYAGITANQLAVLVPVFTKAGKLKNAYQQSLRLSAETKILIGSSDGCLATLGDGIIKGEEKASITIEDSGAVRVMGPNILKDEQMRFFNYLLTDNCYVSGGPTNNGGNIFEWFTRQFGEFTNPFDMENSIQQLMEEAANVPTGSDGLLFLPYLLGERAPIWNANARGAYFGLNIKHERRHFIRATIEGILYEIYSIGKTLSEQQTINSLSVNGSFGTIPFCSQLIADIFSKPVQVRQQFHSVSFGAYLLSATEMGIYTSLDNVAPVADIPNVFKPNKQHHTIYADYFCIFEKLSAKLFDEFEAIGNLQQKYASPIKHL